Proteins encoded within one genomic window of Prauserella marina:
- a CDS encoding M16 family metallopeptidase: MARTIPGHEQPVGSTRTLESASDGSLVKRTVLPGGLRVVTESVPGVRSATVGLWVGVGSRDENQTVLGAAHYLEHLLFKGTGRRNATQIAEEIDSVGGELNAFTAKEHTCFYAQVLDSDLALAVDLVTDVVFDATCADSDVDTERSVVLEEIAMRDDDPEDLLHETFTETILAGHPLGRSVLGTENSITGMSPVALRGFYRRRYRLPKMVFSVAGNVEHGAVVRLVRKALRERLSGTATPVAPRKGRARLADVGKLVLRPDDTEQAHLMLGLRSLNRHDERRFALSVLNTALGGGMSSRLFQEIRERRGLAYQVYSSVASYADTGHLSVYAGCQPERLGEVSRVVREVLGRLGEDGLTDAEVTRAKGQIRGMLVLGMEDTASRMNRLGKNELNYGQYLSVDDTLARIDAVTTEDVSLLARSLLRPRGTAPTAVVVGPYAHDDDLPHDLHEVIA; this comes from the coding sequence ATGGCGCGCACGATTCCCGGGCACGAGCAGCCCGTGGGCAGTACCCGAACGCTGGAGTCCGCTTCGGACGGTTCACTGGTCAAGCGGACGGTGTTACCCGGCGGGCTCAGAGTGGTCACCGAGAGCGTGCCGGGGGTACGTTCGGCCACCGTCGGCCTCTGGGTCGGGGTGGGTTCCCGTGACGAGAACCAGACGGTGCTCGGCGCGGCGCATTACCTGGAACACCTGCTGTTCAAGGGAACTGGCCGCAGGAACGCCACCCAGATCGCCGAGGAGATCGACTCGGTCGGCGGCGAACTGAACGCGTTCACCGCGAAGGAACACACCTGCTTCTACGCGCAGGTCCTCGACAGCGACCTCGCGCTCGCCGTCGATCTGGTGACCGACGTCGTCTTCGACGCCACGTGCGCTGATTCCGATGTGGACACCGAGCGCAGCGTGGTGCTCGAGGAGATCGCCATGCGCGACGACGATCCCGAAGACCTGCTGCACGAGACGTTCACCGAGACCATCCTTGCCGGGCATCCGCTCGGCAGGTCGGTGCTCGGCACGGAGAACTCCATCACCGGGATGTCTCCGGTCGCGCTGCGCGGGTTCTACCGGCGCCGCTACCGGTTGCCGAAGATGGTGTTCTCGGTCGCGGGCAACGTCGAGCACGGCGCGGTCGTGCGGCTGGTCAGGAAAGCCTTGCGCGAGCGGCTTTCCGGCACCGCGACGCCCGTGGCTCCCCGGAAGGGCAGGGCGAGGCTTGCCGACGTCGGCAAGCTCGTGCTGCGGCCCGACGACACCGAGCAGGCCCATCTCATGCTCGGGCTCCGCTCGCTGAACAGGCACGACGAGCGGCGGTTCGCGCTTTCGGTGCTCAACACCGCGCTCGGCGGCGGCATGAGTTCCCGGCTGTTCCAGGAGATCAGGGAACGCAGGGGACTGGCCTACCAGGTGTATTCCTCGGTCGCCAGCTACGCCGACACCGGGCACCTCTCGGTGTACGCGGGCTGTCAGCCGGAGCGCCTCGGTGAGGTGAGCCGCGTCGTGCGCGAGGTGCTCGGGCGGCTCGGCGAGGACGGTCTCACCGACGCCGAGGTCACCAGGGCGAAGGGCCAGATCAGGGGCATGCTGGTGCTCGGCATGGAGGACACCGCGTCCCGGATGAACCGGCTCGGCAAGAACGAACTGAACTACGGGCAGTACCTGAGCGTCGACGACACGCTGGCGCGCATCGACGCCGTCACGACGGAGGACGTGTCGCTGCTGGCCCGTTCGCTGCTGCGGCCGAGGGGGACGGCGCCCACCGCCGTCGTCGTCGGACCGTACGCTCACGACGACGACCTGCCCCATGATCTGCACGAGGTGATCGCATGA
- the dapB gene encoding 4-hydroxy-tetrahydrodipicolinate reductase, which produces MTAPASSEAPIRVAVLGPDGRMGAQTVRAVEAAADMELVATVGSGDSLSAVTDAKATVVIDFTRPDAVMDNLRFAVDAGLHAVVGTTGFDDERIATLSGWLAGKPDLGVLIAPNFALGAVLAMRFAQQAARFYDAAEVIELHHNRKADAPSGTAAHTARLIALARADAGRGPAADATTSGIEGARGADVDDVRVHSVRLPGLVAHEEILFGAEGETLTIRHDSLDRVSFMPGVLLGVRTVGSRPGLTVGLENVLDL; this is translated from the coding sequence ATGACCGCTCCAGCATCGAGTGAGGCGCCCATCAGGGTCGCCGTGCTCGGCCCTGACGGCAGGATGGGCGCCCAGACCGTGCGCGCGGTCGAGGCCGCGGCGGACATGGAACTCGTGGCCACCGTCGGTTCCGGCGACTCGCTTTCCGCCGTCACCGACGCGAAGGCGACGGTCGTCATCGACTTCACCCGGCCAGACGCCGTCATGGACAACCTGCGCTTTGCCGTCGACGCGGGATTGCACGCCGTCGTCGGCACCACCGGATTCGATGACGAGCGGATCGCCACGCTGTCCGGCTGGCTCGCGGGCAAGCCGGACCTCGGCGTGCTCATCGCGCCCAACTTCGCGCTCGGCGCCGTGCTGGCGATGCGATTCGCGCAGCAGGCGGCACGGTTCTACGACGCGGCCGAGGTCATCGAACTGCACCACAACCGCAAGGCCGACGCGCCGTCGGGAACCGCCGCGCACACCGCGCGGCTGATCGCGCTGGCGCGAGCCGATGCGGGGCGCGGGCCCGCCGCCGACGCCACGACCTCCGGTATCGAGGGCGCCCGCGGCGCCGACGTCGACGACGTCAGGGTGCACTCGGTACGGCTCCCCGGGCTCGTCGCCCATGAGGAGATCCTGTTCGGAGCCGAGGGCGAGACACTGACCATCCGGCACGACTCGTTGGACAGGGTGTCGTTCATGCCGGGCGTGCTGCTCGGCGTTCGCACCGTCGGTTCCCGCCCTGGACTGACGGTGGGCCTTGAGAACGTGCTCGACCTGTGA
- a CDS encoding tetratricopeptide repeat protein yields the protein MRARNVAILLTAAVAVYLVLLGGRGVALMRTGEPMAVVFGVAVFVLPLLGVWMLVTTWRSGTRIQQLARRLEAEEGLPDVSGLPRRPSGRVDRAAADAWFDERKAELEADPGDWRGWYRLAYAYDIAGDRSRARATMRKAVELEAADR from the coding sequence ATGAGAGCCCGCAACGTCGCCATCCTGCTCACCGCCGCCGTCGCGGTGTACCTGGTGTTGCTCGGTGGCAGGGGAGTCGCGCTGATGCGCACCGGCGAGCCGATGGCCGTCGTCTTCGGCGTCGCGGTGTTCGTGCTGCCGTTGCTCGGCGTGTGGATGCTCGTCACCACGTGGCGCTCCGGTACCCGGATACAACAACTGGCGCGAAGGCTGGAGGCCGAGGAAGGGCTTCCCGACGTGTCCGGCCTGCCGAGGAGACCTTCTGGCAGGGTCGATCGCGCCGCCGCCGACGCCTGGTTCGACGAGCGAAAGGCCGAGCTCGAAGCCGATCCCGGCGACTGGCGAGGCTGGTACCGGCTCGCCTACGCCTACGACATCGCCGGTGACCGGAGCAGGGCACGCGCCACCATGCGCAAGGCCGTCGAACTGGAGGCCGCCGACCGCTGA
- a CDS encoding IclR family transcriptional regulator, with translation MRVITTAFQVLETVAAHQPIGVSELARLLDLPKSTVQRALGALHEVGWVEQELGGSRRWVQTTKLLALASRGGGVGLRERAMPVMRQLSDLTDENVHLSVHSGRGVTIIEKLESSKSVRPHDPLGVVAPIHASSTGKAILAWSPPEELTALFSETLEGFTERTIVDETALRDELRAIRERGYSANTGEWRDDIRGVAAAIIDSDGRARAAISLAVPAHRLPDDQIPTLGELVRDTVARLCAPLPDDAAP, from the coding sequence ATGCGAGTAATCACGACGGCATTCCAGGTTCTGGAGACGGTCGCCGCTCACCAGCCGATCGGCGTGAGTGAGCTCGCCCGCCTGCTCGACCTGCCCAAAAGTACGGTTCAGCGCGCGCTCGGGGCGCTGCACGAGGTCGGCTGGGTCGAACAGGAACTCGGCGGCTCCCGCCGCTGGGTCCAGACGACCAAGCTACTGGCGCTCGCGAGCAGGGGCGGTGGCGTCGGGCTCAGGGAACGCGCGATGCCGGTGATGCGGCAGTTGTCCGACCTGACCGACGAGAACGTGCACCTTTCCGTCCACAGTGGACGCGGGGTCACCATCATCGAGAAACTGGAGAGCAGCAAGAGCGTCCGCCCGCACGACCCGCTCGGCGTCGTGGCACCCATTCACGCCAGCTCGACCGGCAAGGCGATCCTCGCGTGGAGCCCTCCCGAAGAACTCACCGCGCTCTTCTCCGAGACCCTTGAGGGATTCACCGAGCGCACCATCGTCGACGAGACCGCGCTGCGCGACGAGCTGCGCGCGATCAGGGAACGCGGTTACTCGGCCAACACCGGGGAGTGGCGCGACGACATCCGCGGTGTCGCGGCGGCCATCATCGACTCCGACGGCAGGGCGCGAGCGGCCATCAGCCTCGCGGTACCGGCACATCGCCTGCCGGACGACCAGATTCCCACACTCGGCGAACTCGTCCGCGACACCGTGGCGAGACTGTGCGCGCCGCTGCCGGACGACGCGGCGCCATGA
- a CDS encoding ABC transporter ATP-binding protein encodes MSDLIFDDVHKNFGEVPAVAGLDLRIAAGESVVLLGPSGCGKTTTLRMVAGFERPTRGSIALGGSVVADRAVFVPPEHRDVGVVFQSYALWPHLTVADNIGFGLTVRRRKASGARKGLAARVAATLEQVQLDGLGERYPHELSGGQQQRVALARALITDPKVLLLDEPLSNLDTRLREDMRLEIRRIQREFDITMIYITHDRIEALALADRIVGLKQGNVQQIGSPAELYQRPRNRFVALSLGQANFLPAVVTSSHGGTDARVRLGSGEPVAVRGTEAPLPEGEDVTVCVRPVDLTLTELDRQEGPWTGTVRESVFLGDEVHYVVDIPALAEPLRVVERAHRPLAHGTAVSFAVAPLAASVLDETGTPATNTDALAATAAPRPDSAVSSR; translated from the coding sequence GTGTCCGACCTGATCTTCGACGACGTGCACAAGAACTTCGGCGAGGTTCCCGCTGTCGCGGGCCTCGACCTGCGTATCGCGGCAGGCGAATCCGTGGTGCTGCTCGGCCCGAGCGGCTGCGGCAAGACCACCACGCTGCGCATGGTGGCCGGGTTCGAGCGGCCGACGAGGGGAAGTATCGCGCTGGGCGGTTCGGTCGTCGCCGACCGCGCCGTTTTCGTGCCGCCGGAACACCGGGACGTCGGCGTCGTGTTCCAGAGTTACGCGCTGTGGCCGCATCTCACGGTTGCCGACAACATCGGCTTCGGCCTCACCGTCCGCAGGCGCAAGGCCAGTGGTGCCCGCAAAGGGCTGGCCGCGCGCGTGGCGGCGACGCTGGAACAGGTCCAGCTCGACGGGCTCGGCGAGCGGTATCCGCACGAACTCTCCGGCGGTCAGCAGCAACGGGTGGCGCTGGCCCGCGCATTGATCACCGACCCCAAGGTGCTGCTCCTCGACGAACCACTGTCCAATCTGGACACCAGGTTGCGGGAGGACATGCGGCTGGAGATCCGCCGCATACAACGAGAATTCGACATCACGATGATCTACATCACCCACGATCGCATCGAGGCGCTCGCTTTGGCCGACCGCATCGTGGGGCTCAAACAGGGGAACGTACAACAGATTGGCTCACCGGCCGAGCTGTACCAGCGGCCCCGCAACCGGTTCGTCGCGCTGTCACTGGGACAGGCCAACTTCCTGCCGGCCGTGGTGACGTCCTCGCACGGCGGTACGGACGCGCGGGTCCGGCTCGGCTCCGGTGAACCGGTCGCCGTGCGCGGCACCGAGGCGCCGCTGCCCGAAGGCGAGGACGTCACCGTGTGCGTGCGGCCGGTCGATCTGACGCTGACCGAGCTGGACCGTCAGGAAGGACCATGGACGGGAACCGTGCGCGAATCGGTGTTCCTCGGCGACGAGGTGCACTACGTAGTCGACATTCCCGCTCTGGCCGAACCGCTGCGCGTCGTCGAACGCGCCCACCGGCCACTGGCCCACGGAACCGCCGTGTCGTTCGCCGTCGCTCCACTCGCCGCCAGCGTGCTCGACGAGACCGGAACCCCCGCTACGAACACCGATGCTCTCGCCGCCACGGCGGCGCCGCGTCCCGATTCCGCGGTCAGCTCCCGCTGA
- a CDS encoding ABC transporter substrate-binding protein: MSRPLTAAATLLTALTTAAALAACGPPDTSGATDLPTSEEELVAMAKEEGEVVLGAGGHTRAQAQLLADKFTEKYGIKVTFVRENSGDIAQKTQAQLTAGSPQFDVVSLNDEATLRVWEEEDVLADPAIADRDAILAPLRGEETQSYLPFTWGALGYSYNEASVDPATAPKTWKELAERSDTFAVADPRSSGAALTFVAAMERIDGGFLPGLGDADTLVTDSALALTQLVATGEADFGIPGVEADIATAREAGEPLTIGYPEGEIGAVPSYVGALAQAQHPAAARLLVRFQLSEEFQAAQVEAGSRAVLSGLPEPEEAEELTEDRLVVVDARELSERKDELVQAFSSAVGS, encoded by the coding sequence ATGTCCCGGCCGCTGACCGCCGCGGCCACGCTGCTGACCGCGCTCACCACCGCCGCCGCGCTCGCCGCCTGTGGCCCGCCGGACACGAGCGGAGCCACAGACCTGCCCACGTCGGAGGAAGAACTCGTCGCCATGGCCAAGGAGGAAGGCGAGGTCGTACTCGGCGCTGGAGGTCACACCAGAGCGCAAGCCCAGTTGCTCGCCGACAAGTTCACCGAGAAGTACGGCATCAAGGTGACCTTCGTCAGGGAGAATTCCGGTGACATCGCGCAGAAGACCCAGGCGCAGCTCACCGCTGGCTCGCCGCAATTCGACGTCGTGAGTCTCAACGACGAGGCGACCCTGCGGGTGTGGGAGGAAGAGGACGTCCTCGCCGACCCGGCCATCGCCGACCGCGACGCGATCCTCGCCCCGTTGCGCGGCGAGGAAACTCAGTCCTACCTTCCCTTCACCTGGGGTGCGCTCGGCTACTCCTACAACGAGGCCAGCGTCGATCCGGCGACCGCGCCGAAGACCTGGAAGGAACTCGCCGAACGGTCCGATACCTTCGCGGTCGCCGATCCGCGTTCCTCCGGGGCCGCGCTGACCTTCGTCGCCGCCATGGAACGCATCGACGGTGGTTTCCTGCCGGGACTCGGGGACGCCGACACCCTGGTCACCGACTCCGCGCTCGCGCTGACCCAGCTCGTGGCAACCGGTGAGGCCGACTTCGGCATCCCCGGCGTCGAGGCCGACATCGCCACCGCGCGCGAGGCGGGTGAACCTCTGACGATCGGCTACCCAGAGGGTGAGATCGGCGCGGTGCCCTCCTACGTCGGAGCGCTGGCACAGGCCCAGCACCCCGCCGCGGCGCGGCTGCTCGTGCGGTTCCAGCTCAGCGAGGAGTTCCAGGCCGCGCAGGTGGAGGCGGGCTCAAGGGCGGTCCTTTCGGGACTGCCTGAGCCGGAAGAGGCCGAGGAACTCACCGAGGACCGGCTCGTCGTCGTCGACGCCCGCGAGCTGTCGGAGCGCAAGGACGAGCTGGTGCAAGCGTTTTCCTCCGCCGTGGGGAGCTGA
- a CDS encoding ABC transporter permease produces the protein MSEAPPVRGRRFTVEKGLPVLWCVGAFFLVAVPVGGLVWRSLQIGDTGVLGLGNYSAALAEPGIIEAIFNSLWIGLATTAGALLIAVPFAFFVSRTDMPARKFFRSVAVLTFAAPGFIAAMGWILLLGPRNGLLNQYVLTPLGLPAFNIFGPQGIVLVLSFFLYPLIFLPVTDALDNMDSRLEEAAASLGAGRWHTLRRIVLPLILPPVFSGSLLVFISAFVIFGPVALLGGPVGFQTIPTAMLQLMSFPPRIEYAAVLALPVLVVLGGLLVLQRRLYGRRRYTTVGGKPGQQRRIQLGRWRWLAFLGGFAVIMISVVLPFGVLLLTSFRKAIGLPLSWDNLVLFDNYRALFDQPEIMLSFWNSLWISVVATVGSIVFAVLAAWLVSRARSRFTGVIQPAMLAPLAFPGAILGIAMIIAFSGQPFWIGGTVAIMLLAYLIRVVPQSFTYIHAGFAQLGGETEEAARSLGASWSETMRRVTVPLLRGPILSVAVLNFVLLFRELDISIFLYTGTNSVAPVVLYNLAAESRFQLMGALSVVVLAVNLGIVLLARRFLGVKLSH, from the coding sequence ATGTCGGAAGCGCCGCCAGTGAGGGGGAGACGGTTCACCGTCGAAAAAGGACTACCGGTGCTGTGGTGCGTCGGTGCCTTCTTCCTCGTGGCCGTCCCCGTCGGCGGGCTGGTGTGGCGCAGCCTCCAGATCGGCGACACCGGGGTGCTCGGGCTCGGCAACTACTCGGCCGCGCTCGCCGAGCCCGGCATCATCGAGGCGATCTTCAACTCGTTGTGGATCGGGCTGGCGACGACGGCGGGCGCGTTGCTGATCGCGGTACCGTTCGCGTTCTTCGTCAGTCGCACCGACATGCCGGCGAGAAAGTTCTTCCGCTCGGTGGCGGTGCTCACCTTCGCCGCACCCGGCTTCATCGCCGCGATGGGCTGGATTCTGTTGCTGGGCCCGCGTAACGGCCTGCTCAACCAGTACGTGCTGACCCCGCTCGGGCTACCGGCCTTCAACATCTTCGGCCCGCAGGGCATCGTTCTGGTGCTGTCGTTCTTCCTCTATCCGCTGATCTTCCTCCCGGTCACCGACGCGCTGGACAACATGGATTCCCGGCTGGAGGAGGCCGCGGCGTCGCTGGGCGCGGGTCGCTGGCACACGTTGCGCAGGATCGTGCTGCCGCTGATCCTGCCGCCCGTCTTCTCCGGCTCACTGCTGGTGTTCATCAGTGCCTTCGTGATCTTCGGGCCGGTCGCGCTGCTCGGCGGTCCGGTGGGTTTCCAGACCATTCCCACGGCGATGCTGCAACTGATGTCGTTCCCGCCGCGCATCGAGTACGCGGCCGTGCTGGCGCTGCCGGTACTCGTCGTGCTCGGCGGCCTGCTCGTCTTGCAGCGCAGGCTATACGGCCGCAGGCGCTACACGACGGTCGGCGGGAAACCGGGGCAGCAGCGCAGAATCCAGCTCGGCCGCTGGCGCTGGCTCGCGTTCCTCGGCGGGTTCGCCGTCATCATGATCAGTGTCGTGCTGCCGTTCGGGGTGCTGCTGCTCACCTCGTTCCGCAAAGCCATCGGGCTGCCGTTGAGCTGGGACAACCTCGTCCTTTTCGACAACTATCGCGCGTTGTTCGATCAGCCGGAGATCATGCTTTCGTTCTGGAACAGCCTGTGGATCTCGGTGGTCGCCACGGTGGGCAGCATCGTGTTCGCCGTTCTGGCCGCCTGGCTGGTTTCCCGCGCCAGATCCCGGTTCACCGGGGTCATCCAGCCCGCGATGCTCGCGCCGCTGGCTTTTCCGGGAGCGATACTGGGTATCGCGATGATCATCGCGTTCAGCGGGCAGCCGTTCTGGATCGGCGGCACCGTCGCGATCATGCTGCTGGCCTACCTGATCAGGGTGGTGCCGCAGTCCTTCACCTACATCCACGCAGGTTTCGCGCAACTCGGCGGGGAAACCGAGGAGGCGGCGCGCAGCCTCGGTGCCTCGTGGTCGGAAACGATGCGCAGGGTCACCGTTCCGCTGTTGCGCGGCCCGATCCTGTCGGTCGCGGTACTAAACTTCGTGTTGCTGTTCCGCGAACTCGACATCTCGATCTTCCTCTACACGGGAACCAACAGCGTCGCGCCCGTCGTGCTCTACAACCTCGCCGCGGAATCGCGATTCCAGCTCATGGGGGCGCTTTCGGTCGTGGTGCTGGCCGTCAATCTCGGAATCGTGTTGCTGGCGAGGCGGTTCCTCGGCGTGAAGCTTTCGCACTGA
- a CDS encoding mandelate racemase/muconate lactonizing enzyme family protein translates to MEISKAETWILRLPFVRTSRDFDDAHHELAGVTLYTENGERGTGFAFTADFGGGSAVKALLDDVVLPRVLGRSTADTKLIWQDLRRITHRMGRGLNSFAIAAVDIALWDLRARLHGQSLAAELGQVRDRVPGYGSGKASPLLPVAELVELSQGYVDEGFGAVKLRVGMDPAADLDRVGAVRAALGDEVRIMCDANERLDLPSALWLGRRLADYDVYWFEEPVLSDDVGAHRRLAEALPMAVASGEHLCSAGEFTAFVDAGALDVLQPNACMVGGITETMRIGELAAAHGLGFAPHFMTELHVHVAAALPSATYVEHFPFLDAFTTEPIRVEDGHVLVPDRPGHGIEFTERTWDTYRTA, encoded by the coding sequence ATGGAGATCAGCAAGGCGGAAACCTGGATCCTCCGGCTTCCGTTCGTGCGCACGAGCAGGGACTTCGACGACGCTCATCACGAACTCGCCGGGGTCACGCTGTACACGGAGAACGGAGAGCGGGGCACCGGATTCGCCTTCACGGCGGACTTCGGTGGCGGAAGCGCGGTCAAGGCGCTGCTCGACGACGTGGTGCTGCCCCGGGTACTCGGCAGGAGCACCGCCGACACGAAGCTCATCTGGCAGGACCTCAGGCGCATCACGCACCGGATGGGACGAGGACTCAACTCCTTCGCCATCGCCGCCGTCGACATCGCGCTGTGGGACCTGCGGGCCCGGCTGCACGGGCAATCGCTGGCCGCCGAACTCGGGCAGGTACGCGACCGCGTCCCCGGATACGGCTCCGGCAAGGCGTCCCCGTTATTGCCGGTCGCCGAACTCGTCGAACTGTCCCAGGGCTACGTCGACGAGGGCTTCGGCGCGGTCAAACTCAGGGTCGGCATGGACCCTGCCGCAGACCTCGACCGGGTCGGCGCGGTCAGGGCCGCGCTCGGCGACGAGGTCCGCATCATGTGTGACGCCAACGAAAGGCTCGACCTGCCGAGCGCGCTGTGGCTCGGCCGCAGGCTCGCCGACTACGACGTGTACTGGTTCGAGGAACCGGTGCTCAGCGACGACGTCGGCGCGCACAGGCGGCTCGCCGAGGCGCTGCCCATGGCGGTGGCCAGTGGTGAACATCTGTGCAGCGCGGGCGAGTTCACGGCGTTCGTCGACGCCGGAGCCCTCGATGTGTTGCAGCCCAACGCGTGCATGGTCGGCGGGATCACCGAGACCATGCGGATCGGCGAGCTCGCCGCGGCGCACGGGCTCGGGTTCGCGCCGCACTTCATGACCGAATTGCACGTCCACGTTGCCGCCGCGCTGCCATCGGCGACCTACGTCGAGCACTTTCCCTTCCTCGACGCGTTCACCACCGAACCGATCAGGGTCGAGGACGGCCACGTGCTCGTCCCCGACCGTCCCGGGCACGGCATCGAATTCACGGAGCGGACATGGGACACCTACCGGACGGCGTGA
- a CDS encoding malate dehydrogenase translates to MGHLPDGVSGPHTVTVLGAAGVVGSGVVHELAKTGAVQRIVASDPRTDLARAHLIDIAESARVVGSEVDTEFVLATPGELGPCELTVVAASVPEVPTGDRADFLAANWELLSGLVPVLERCCAEGGVVLLLTNPVDVMAECLRRATSLPPERILGYSLNDSARLSMAVARELGVPASRVSAWVLGEHGAGQVPLYGGVLVDGEPAELTPEARERVDADVRGWFARWSALSPGRSSGWATPSGVAVMVTAMREGGVLPVSVFTGCEGAGHYGLAESFVTLPAVLGAGGVSHVERWSVREDERSALAGAAEHVRRAADRLLPG, encoded by the coding sequence ATGGGACACCTACCGGACGGCGTGAGCGGGCCGCACACGGTCACCGTGCTCGGCGCCGCGGGGGTCGTCGGCTCCGGCGTCGTGCACGAGCTGGCGAAAACCGGTGCCGTGCAACGGATCGTCGCCAGTGACCCCCGCACCGACCTGGCGCGCGCCCACCTCATCGACATCGCCGAATCGGCGAGGGTGGTCGGGTCCGAAGTGGACACCGAGTTCGTGCTCGCGACTCCGGGCGAACTCGGTCCCTGCGAGCTGACCGTCGTCGCCGCGTCGGTACCCGAGGTGCCCACCGGTGACAGGGCGGATTTCCTCGCGGCCAACTGGGAGTTGCTGAGCGGGCTCGTGCCCGTGCTGGAACGCTGCTGCGCCGAGGGCGGGGTGGTGTTGTTGCTGACGAATCCCGTCGACGTCATGGCCGAATGCCTGCGAAGGGCCACCTCGCTGCCGCCGGAACGCATCCTCGGGTACAGCCTCAACGACAGCGCGAGGCTGAGCATGGCGGTGGCGCGCGAACTCGGGGTGCCGGCCTCGCGGGTGAGCGCGTGGGTACTCGGCGAACACGGCGCGGGCCAGGTTCCGTTGTACGGCGGTGTTCTCGTCGACGGCGAGCCGGCCGAGCTCACGCCGGAGGCGCGTGAGCGGGTCGACGCCGACGTCAGGGGCTGGTTCGCGCGCTGGTCGGCGTTGTCGCCAGGGCGCAGCAGCGGCTGGGCGACGCCGAGCGGGGTCGCCGTGATGGTGACCGCGATGCGGGAGGGCGGTGTGCTCCCGGTTTCGGTCTTCACCGGATGCGAGGGTGCCGGTCACTACGGGCTCGCCGAATCGTTCGTCACGTTGCCCGCCGTGCTCGGCGCGGGCGGGGTGAGCCACGTGGAGCGCTGGTCCGTGCGCGAGGACGAGCGGAGCGCGCTCGCCGGCGCGGCCGAGCACGTCCGCCGCGCCGCCGACCGGCTGCTGCCGGGGTGA
- a CDS encoding GNAT family N-acetyltransferase: protein MSTAAVRVATVDDAAEIARIQLTTWQTAYADVLGEKVVETLDIDELTQRWSAAVEHPGTDLLLATEGEFVVGFCIAGPAPESEVAAADGSLPSDAGTVGLIATLLVEPRWGRRGHGGRLLAAAASALSARGAERGVTWVVQSDSASLAFFRGAGWHPDATVRTLDTGETTVRELRLTGGLDLKLTDN from the coding sequence ATGAGCACCGCCGCCGTCCGCGTGGCCACTGTCGACGACGCCGCGGAGATCGCCCGCATCCAGTTGACGACATGGCAAACCGCCTACGCCGACGTGCTCGGCGAGAAAGTCGTCGAGACACTGGACATCGACGAGCTGACCCAGCGCTGGTCGGCAGCCGTCGAACACCCGGGGACCGACCTGCTGCTCGCCACGGAGGGCGAGTTCGTCGTCGGGTTCTGCATCGCGGGCCCCGCCCCTGAATCCGAGGTCGCGGCGGCCGACGGTTCCTTACCCTCCGATGCCGGCACGGTCGGGCTGATCGCCACGCTCCTGGTGGAACCCCGCTGGGGACGCAGGGGGCATGGCGGGAGGCTGCTGGCCGCCGCCGCGTCCGCGCTGTCGGCCAGGGGCGCCGAACGCGGTGTCACCTGGGTCGTGCAGTCTGATTCGGCTTCGCTGGCCTTCTTCCGGGGCGCGGGCTGGCATCCGGACGCGACGGTGCGCACGCTCGACACCGGCGAGACCACGGTCCGCGAGCTGCGTCTCACCGGTGGTCTCGACCTGAAGCTGACCGACAACTAG